In Marinibacterium anthonyi, the DNA window CCGCGAGAGGACCCCAATGACCCAGTCTCCCGAGCCGATGGAAGGCACGCCCCTGATCCCGCCGTCGAGCACCGATCACCCGCTCTACGACCAGATCGTCGAAGCCTGCCGCACGGTCTACGACCCCGAGATCCCGGTCAACATCTACGAGTTGGGCCTGATCTATGCCATTGATATCACCCCGGAAAACGAGGTGAAGATCCTCATGACCCTGACCGCCCCGGGTTGCCCGGTGGCCGGTGACATGCCCGGCTGGGTGGCTGATGCGGTCGAACCGATCGGCGGCGTCAAGCTTGTCGATGTCGATCTGACCTGGGAACCGCCCTGGGGCATGGAGATGATGTCGGACGAGGCGCGCCTGGAACTGGGCTTCATGTAAGCCCGGTTTACCCACAGGAAAATTCCCCGGCGTTTCAAAACCGTTACGGCGCTGTCGCACATCTGTCACCCCCGGCCGATAGCCCTTCGCTCGATGTCTTGTGACATGCCGGATGACCCCCAGGTGACCGGCACGGCGCGGACCTCGGCTTCGGGCCGCCACCCAGTGCTGTCCCCTCGGCGAAATACCGGCCCGCACTCGGCCGCCCGATCATTTGCCGGGCGGCCTTTTTCCTTTCCCCCCTCCAGGCCCGGGCAAAGCTTGAGCCTTGGCCTCCGACCCCCTACATTGGGTCCAAAGGAGTTTCACACATGTTTGGAATCCCGGGCAAACAGGCGGTCACCATGACCCCGCGCGCCGCCGCTCAGATCCGCAAGCTGATGGAATCCGGTCAAAAGACCGGCCTGCGCATCGGCGTGAAGAAGGGCGGCTGTGCCGGCATGGAATACACCATGGAATACGTGGCCGCCGACGACCCCAACGACGAGGTCGTCGAACAGGACGGCGCGCGCGTGCTGATCGCACCGATGGCGCAGATGTTCCTCTTCGGCACCGAGATCGATTATGAAACCAGCCTGCTCGAGGCCGGGTTCAAGTTCAACAACCCCAACGTGACCGAAGCCTGCGGTTGCGGGGAATCGATCAAGTTCGCCGAAATCTGAGATCCCGAAAGGCCCCGACAGGCCCCCCGACTGGCCCCGCGACTGGCCGGCACCCCGCCGGCCTGACACCTGTGCCCTGACCGGGCCCCGCCCAAGGGCTGACCAAGGGCTTCCCAAGGGCTGGCCAAGTCATGGCGATCCACAGTGGCCGCCCGGAAACGCCCCTGAAAAACCGGCAGCTTACGGGTTTCTTTCGCGGACGCGCGGGTGCTACCCATGGGGCAATCAACACCATTCAACCATAGACGGAGGTCGGCCATGCGGCGCAAACTGGCGGCAGGGAACTGGAAGATGAACGGCACGGGCGCCTCGCTGGCCGAACTGGCGGCGCTGACCGACGGGTCGATCCCCACGTGCGAGGTGCTGATCTGCCCCCCCGCCACCCTGCTGTCGCGCGCCCGCGACATCCTGGGCGGCGCGCCCATCGCCCTGGGCGGACAGGATTGCCACGCGGCGACCTCCGGCGCCCATA includes these proteins:
- a CDS encoding FeS assembly SUF system protein, with protein sequence MTQSPEPMEGTPLIPPSSTDHPLYDQIVEACRTVYDPEIPVNIYELGLIYAIDITPENEVKILMTLTAPGCPVAGDMPGWVADAVEPIGGVKLVDVDLTWEPPWGMEMMSDEARLELGFM
- the iscA gene encoding Iron-sulfur cluster assembly protein, which encodes MFGIPGKQAVTMTPRAAAQIRKLMESGQKTGLRIGVKKGGCAGMEYTMEYVAADDPNDEVVEQDGARVLIAPMAQMFLFGTEIDYETSLLEAGFKFNNPNVTEACGCGESIKFAEI